A single genomic interval of Pyrus communis chromosome 7, drPyrComm1.1, whole genome shotgun sequence harbors:
- the LOC137740354 gene encoding peptidyl-prolyl cis-trans isomerase CYP38, chloroplastic-like isoform X1 encodes MAALLSCHYSAASPASSSKFFSGHRTPFSIPHNHLATRRSSPRPVQCQIHNQQQKGMSFSIKECAISIALAVGLVTGVPALDWTSNAFAAANPAVPDVSVLISGPPIKDPGALLRYALPIDNKAIREVQKPLEDITESLKVAGVRALDSVERNLRQASRALTQGKSLIVSGLAESKKEHGVELLAKLEAGMNELQQIVEDRDRDAVAAKQKELLQYVGGVEEDMVDGFPYEVPEEYQSMPLLKGRATVDMKVKVKDNPSLTDCVFRIVLDGYNAPVTAGNFVDLVERHFYDGMEIQRADGFVVQTGDPEGPAEGFIDPSTEKTRTIPLEIMVEGEKVPFYGATLEELGLYKTQTKLPFNAFGTMAMARDEFEDNSASSQVFWLLKESELTPSNSNILDGRYAVFGYVTENEDLLADLKVGDVIESIQVVSGLENLANPSYKIAG; translated from the exons ATGGCAGCCCTCCTCTCCTGCCACTACTCTGCTGCTTCTCCAGCTTCCTCCTCCAAATTCTTCAGCGGCCACCGCACTCCCTTCTCAATTCCCCACAACCACCTTGCAACCCGCCGTTCTTCCCCACGCCCTGTCCAATGCCAGATCCACAACCAACAG CAGAAGGGGATGTCATTCTCCATCAAGGAGTGCGCGATTTCGATAGCATTGGCGGTGGGATTAGTAACAGGAGTTCCTGCATTGGATTGGACTAGCAATGCCTTTGCCGCGGCTAATCCAGCGGTGCCTGATGTATCTGTACTGATCTCTGGACCGCCGATAAAGGACCCGGGGGCATTGCTGAGATACGCTCTGCCTATTGATAATAAAGCTATCAGGGAAGTACAGAAACCGCTTGAAGATATTACTGAGAGTCTCAAGGTAGCTGGGGTCAGAGCACTCGATTCCGTTGAGAGG AATTTGAGGCAGGCATCTCGAGCGCTGACGCAGGGGAAGTCTTTAATTGTATCTGGATTAGCTGAATCGAAGAAGGAACACGGAGTTGAATTGCTTGCCAAGCTGGAAGCTGGAATGAATGAGCTTCAACAGATTGTGGAGGATAGAGATAGAGATGCAGTAGCAGCAAAACAGAAGGAGCTGCTTCAGTATGTCGGGGG TGTTGAAGAGGATATGGTGGACGGATTCCCTTACGAAGTGCCTGAAGAATACCAAAGCATGCCTCTGTTGAAGGGGAGAGCAACGGTGGATATGAAGGTCAAGGTTAAGGACAATCCCAGCCTTACTGATTGTGTCTTCCGTATTGTTCTTGATGGTTACAACGCCCCTGTTACTGCCGGGAACTTTGTAGACTTGGTAGAACGACACTTCTACGATGGCATGGAAATCCAAAGAG CGGATGGTTTTGTCGTACAAACTGGTGATCCTGAAGGACCTGCAGAGGGTTTCATAGATCCAAGTACAGAGAAAACCAGGACAATACCATTAGAAATCATGGTCGAGGGAGAGAAAGTACCTTTTTATGGAGCAACTTTGGAA GAGCTCGGGCTGTACAAGACACAAACAAAGCTCCCGTTTAATGCGTTCGGAACAATGGCTATGGCGAGAGAT GAATTTGAGGACAATTCTGCTTCCAGCCAGGTGTTCTGGCTGCTCAAGGAAAGTGAGCTAACTCCAAGCAATTCCAATATATTGGATGGGAGGTATGCAGTGTTTGGATATGTAACGGAGAACGAGGACTTGTTGGCAGATTTGAAAGTTGGTGATGTTATTGAATCAATCCAAGTAGTTTCTGGCCTGGAAAATCTTGCCAATCCAAGCTACAAGATTGCTGGCTAG
- the LOC137740035 gene encoding homeobox-leucine zipper protein HAT5-like, with amino-acid sequence MMEPGRFFFEPSPSSAVCQQGGGGNMLFLGNPDHVFRGPRSMMGLMDQESSRRRPFFSSSSSQDELFDEEYYDEQLPEKKRRLTPDQVHMLEKSFETENKLEPERKTQLAKKLGLQPRQVAVWFQNRRARWKTKQLEQDYDLLKSSYDTLLSNYDSILKENQKLKSQVVSINEKLGGKEQANSTKAAAFAADDHADEKRGPLLPAGDQMTEVVPITSLQYSCSVKVEDRLSSGSGGSAVVDEAEGPQPVDSSDSYNFPNNIHNYYPYDHDTHHHHHQYTAPHYHVEHRRRGVLSEEDDGSDDGQGYFSDVFAAAAAEQQAAQEEGVSLNWWGWS; translated from the exons ATGATGGAGCCGGGCCGTTTTTTCTTTGAACCTTCGCCGTCGTCGGCGGTTTGCCAGCAAGGTGGTGGTGGCAACATGTTGTTCCTTGGGAATCCTGATCACGTTTTTCGAG GCCCAAGATCGATGATGGGATTGATGGATCAGGAGAGCTCACGGAGGCGACCTTTTTTCAGCTCCTCCTCGTCGCAGGACGAACTGTTCGATGAGGAATACTACGACGAGCAGCTGCCGGAGAAGAAGCGCCGCCTCACTCCTGACCAG GTGCATATGCTGGAGAAGAGCTTTGAGACAGAGAACAAGCTGGAGCCGGAGCGAAAGACTCAGCTGGCCAAGAAGCTAGGACTGCAGCCGAGACAGGTGGCCGTGTGGTTCCAGAACCGCCGCGCTCGTTGGAAGACCAAGCAGCTCGAGCAGGATTACGACCTTCTCAAGTCTTCTTATGACACCCTTTTGTCTAATTACGACTCCATCCTCAAGGAGAATCAGAAGCTCAAATCCCAG GTGGTTTCCATAAACGAGAAGCTTGGAGGTAAAGAGCAGGCTAATAGCACAAAAGCAGCAGCATTTGCAGCGGATGATCACGCTGACGAGAAGCGCGGCCCTCTTCTTCCAGCCGGTGATCAGATGACGGAGGTTGTTCCGATAACTAGTCTCCAGTATAGCTGCAGCGTCAAGGTGGAGGACCGCCTGAGCTCAGGGAGCGGAGGAAGTGCAGTGGTGGACGAGGCCGAAGGCCCTCAGCCTGTGGACAGCAGTGACTCCTACAATTTCCCAAACAACATCCACAATTACTACCCTTATGATCATGatactcatcatcatcatcatcaatacACGGCGCCACATTATCATGTAGAACATCGTCGTCGCGGAGTCCTCTCAGAAGAAGATGACGGTAGCGATGACGGCCAGGGTTACTTCTCCGATGTCTTTGCAGCCGCAGCAGCGGAGCAGCAAGCAGCACAGGAGGAAGGTGTTTCTTTGAACTGGTGGGGGTGGTCCTAA
- the LOC137740354 gene encoding peptidyl-prolyl cis-trans isomerase CYP38, chloroplastic-like isoform X2: MAALLSCHYSAASPASSSKFFSGHRTPFSIPHNHLATRRSSPRPVQCQIHNQQKGMSFSIKECAISIALAVGLVTGVPALDWTSNAFAAANPAVPDVSVLISGPPIKDPGALLRYALPIDNKAIREVQKPLEDITESLKVAGVRALDSVERNLRQASRALTQGKSLIVSGLAESKKEHGVELLAKLEAGMNELQQIVEDRDRDAVAAKQKELLQYVGGVEEDMVDGFPYEVPEEYQSMPLLKGRATVDMKVKVKDNPSLTDCVFRIVLDGYNAPVTAGNFVDLVERHFYDGMEIQRADGFVVQTGDPEGPAEGFIDPSTEKTRTIPLEIMVEGEKVPFYGATLEELGLYKTQTKLPFNAFGTMAMARDEFEDNSASSQVFWLLKESELTPSNSNILDGRYAVFGYVTENEDLLADLKVGDVIESIQVVSGLENLANPSYKIAG, translated from the exons ATGGCAGCCCTCCTCTCCTGCCACTACTCTGCTGCTTCTCCAGCTTCCTCCTCCAAATTCTTCAGCGGCCACCGCACTCCCTTCTCAATTCCCCACAACCACCTTGCAACCCGCCGTTCTTCCCCACGCCCTGTCCAATGCCAGATCCACAACCAACAG AAGGGGATGTCATTCTCCATCAAGGAGTGCGCGATTTCGATAGCATTGGCGGTGGGATTAGTAACAGGAGTTCCTGCATTGGATTGGACTAGCAATGCCTTTGCCGCGGCTAATCCAGCGGTGCCTGATGTATCTGTACTGATCTCTGGACCGCCGATAAAGGACCCGGGGGCATTGCTGAGATACGCTCTGCCTATTGATAATAAAGCTATCAGGGAAGTACAGAAACCGCTTGAAGATATTACTGAGAGTCTCAAGGTAGCTGGGGTCAGAGCACTCGATTCCGTTGAGAGG AATTTGAGGCAGGCATCTCGAGCGCTGACGCAGGGGAAGTCTTTAATTGTATCTGGATTAGCTGAATCGAAGAAGGAACACGGAGTTGAATTGCTTGCCAAGCTGGAAGCTGGAATGAATGAGCTTCAACAGATTGTGGAGGATAGAGATAGAGATGCAGTAGCAGCAAAACAGAAGGAGCTGCTTCAGTATGTCGGGGG TGTTGAAGAGGATATGGTGGACGGATTCCCTTACGAAGTGCCTGAAGAATACCAAAGCATGCCTCTGTTGAAGGGGAGAGCAACGGTGGATATGAAGGTCAAGGTTAAGGACAATCCCAGCCTTACTGATTGTGTCTTCCGTATTGTTCTTGATGGTTACAACGCCCCTGTTACTGCCGGGAACTTTGTAGACTTGGTAGAACGACACTTCTACGATGGCATGGAAATCCAAAGAG CGGATGGTTTTGTCGTACAAACTGGTGATCCTGAAGGACCTGCAGAGGGTTTCATAGATCCAAGTACAGAGAAAACCAGGACAATACCATTAGAAATCATGGTCGAGGGAGAGAAAGTACCTTTTTATGGAGCAACTTTGGAA GAGCTCGGGCTGTACAAGACACAAACAAAGCTCCCGTTTAATGCGTTCGGAACAATGGCTATGGCGAGAGAT GAATTTGAGGACAATTCTGCTTCCAGCCAGGTGTTCTGGCTGCTCAAGGAAAGTGAGCTAACTCCAAGCAATTCCAATATATTGGATGGGAGGTATGCAGTGTTTGGATATGTAACGGAGAACGAGGACTTGTTGGCAGATTTGAAAGTTGGTGATGTTATTGAATCAATCCAAGTAGTTTCTGGCCTGGAAAATCTTGCCAATCCAAGCTACAAGATTGCTGGCTAG